In Lycium ferocissimum isolate CSIRO_LF1 chromosome 3, AGI_CSIRO_Lferr_CH_V1, whole genome shotgun sequence, the genomic window TGTCTAGATGTTATGCCTTCATGCATTTAGACTTAACCTCAGCTCAATTGAAATTGATCAGGAGCAAACTGTTTGATACTAGATACAGAGTTCAACATTCCTCAGTATCTACTGCTCAGGCTTGATTGtctcttttccttcttctcCCATCTCTCTTCCCTTAGTGATGCCGATTGAAAAATGTTATTGGGAACTTGGTCATGTCTTATCAAATAAGTTATAGCaaattaaaacttttcaaataaCATTCACTCATTGACTGAATTCAATTGCGGTAATAGGCGAAGATCCCAAACATTGACCTCTTTGAATCAAATTGCTTTTAACCTGGCCTAGTTCTAATTCCAGTAGTTGAGCTTCGCTTCTAATCTGCCTTCTAGGCTAATTGCTTTTTGTTGTATCTGCTCGTTTGCTTTTATCAGGCACAAAAGCATCTCAACTACCTGTTTCTCGTCTTCCTCTTATTCCTTTGCCCCTAAGTAGAAGAAATTTGTAAAGATGTCTTTTGATTATATTCCGTAAAtaatttcttgaaaaccctTTACAGAAAATTCATGCTTTTGCTTGTTCACCAGGATTGATCCGAAGCTAACTAAGATGGAAGCTGTAATTGCTCAAGCAAAGGCATGCCGTGTAGATTGCAGTAATGTAGACAAGAAATTCAGACAACTGGTTGATCTAACTGAAGATGAGGCTACTTTCCATATGAGACAGAGTGCCTTCCTCTACCAACTAGCAGTTCAAACCATGCCCAAGAGTCATCATTGCCTGTCAATGCGACTAACTGTAGAGTATTTTAGAGACCCTCCACCTGATATTGATCAGTTATTGGTAGAGAGACATTTGAATCCAGATCTTCACCACTTTGTTATATTCTCCAGCAATGTGCTGGCATCATCTGCCGTAATTAACTCCTCTGTAACGCATGCAAAAGTATGGTTTGTATATTCTCTCTTGAATTGCAATGTTTTTCTATTGTTAACCCTATTATCAGTTTTTCTGATTGTGTTTTCTTCTGTATGCAGGAAAGTGAGAATCAAGTATTTCATGTGGTAACAGATAGACAGAATTACTTTGCCATGAAGTTATGGTTCTCGAGGATTAAGTATATGGAGGCCACAGTTGAGGTGTTGAATATTGAAGATCTTAAGTTGGAGAACAATAAGGTATCAGCATCAACTCGTCTTTCCCTGCCTGAAGAATATCGCGTCTCCTTCCACAAGGTTGATAGACCGCCTACAACAGAATACCTATCTGTTTTTTCACATTCCCATTATCTTCTTCCTGAGATATTCCCTAGTTTGAAGAAAGTTGTTGTCTTGGATGATGACATTATTGTGCAAAGAGACTTGTCTGTCTTATGGGGCATCAATATGGATGGGAAAGTGAATGGCGCAGTTCAGTGCTGCTCAGTTCGGCTGATTCAGCTGCGGAAACTTTTTGCTGACAAGAAGTTGGATGAAACATCTTGTGCTTGGATGTCTGGATTAAATGTTATTGATCTAGCGAGGTGGAGGGAACAAGATATTTCCGGAAGATACCTAAAGCTGGTAACGGAGGTCAGTGACCCTTTACTTTTTGACTTACATTTGTTGTTTTTGCTGACTTTTGCCTGCAAGTTGTTATGGCAAAGGCAAGTAAAATATTTCCGTCTTTCTTTACTTTCACTTGTGGAGGCTAATACGATTTAGGAATTTAGcatgttattgttgtattgcaCATATTTCTACTGCGAAATAATACCACAACATGACAAATTAAATTTTGGTAAGTAAAAGTGATTCTATTATACTTGCCCCAAAAAATGATCCAAATATTGTTATCTACTTTTGGATGATTCCCTCACTCAATGTAGTCGGGACTCTTATCGATTTTATGTCCACAAGTCCATGGACAATAATAATTGCTAACATATCTATCACCAATAAAGGAATTTTCAACAACTAGATATAATGTTTCACATTACAGTCTTAGTCTTAAGTGAAAATATCTTTTGTAATAACTTATGCCATCCTAACTATGCTAATTAGTTGGATATCTTTAATATCCATTGCACCTCCCCATTTTGAATtaggagaaaatgagctgaaattcttttgaaaaaattcaTTATGATACAGTTGATATAAATAGTTCATCTTGTCTTGAAACAACTAAAAATGCTATAGTGAACTGTGGGCTGGTTTTAGAAAGGAGTTCCATCACCGTTCTAACCTGGACGTAGCCAAGAGGCCAAGGCAGAAGATTTCACGAGACTTGTGTATGTGATGGACCAACAAGGACTTATTTGCAGGCGGCCGGTCGACTCTAGTTTTTGAGGGAAAGTGCAACCGGAATTTTGTTGATGGAGAGGCAATACTATCAATTCCAAGGGACAGCTTGGAAAATGAAGATATTTATGGAGACATCCTTAATTGGGAGATTGGCAAAGTGGCATCCATCAATTGCGTCACTAAGTGGGTTGTTAAGGCTCGGCAAGTAACGAGGAGTCTTAAGGTCTCAAGAATGGGAGATTTGCTGATTATGCTCAGGTTTCTTTCAAGGAGTGAAGCTAAGAGGATGCTAAAATTTGTGAGGTGGACAAAGGATGTCTTCCTGATGCTAGTTAGTTGGACCTTTAACACCGCCTGCATGGTGGATGGCGGAAGAATGGCGGTAAGCTTGGTGGGAATCTCGGTCCTACTATGATGTTACGACCTTTTAAGGAAAATAGTTGACTTATGCTGGGATTCTCTAGATAAAGATTTGCCCCTCATTGATTTATCTAGGGAAAAACTGAGACTCCCTCCGTTTCGTTTGTCTTAGTTTTGTTAGGcacaaattttaagaaattatgagacttttgaatcttgtggtcttaaactaaagtatgtaatgtaccaaaatccctttgaattttgtggtcttaaacatgcacTGTGGGatgttggaattaaagagttactaaatatggaaagagacatttttttttgatgaagagacattcttttttaaatagacaaaaaaaaagtaaagacataattttttttttttgtgaataaaaAGTACTCCCtacgtcccaatttatgtgatatagtttgactgggcatggagtttaagaaagaaaggaaacttttgcaacttgtggtttaaaacaagttttaggctaaattatttttaaatatggaaatgtatcattctttttgggacagactcaaaaggaaagtgtatcacataaattgggagagAGGGAGTTAGACATATcaattgaaacagagagagtaGTTAAGGATTGGAGGAAGTTCTAAACTATGAGGGAGTAAGACATATcaattgaaacagagagagtaGTTAAGGACTGGAGGAAGTTCCAAACTATGTCCTTGTTGAAGACAACGAATTTGAGTGGATTTCTCCAGGTAGTCGCGCGCTGTCTTGTTTCCCTTATTGGTAGTATTATTATTTCTATTCTCCTACTTTCTTATACTTCAATTTTATTATTGCCTGTTAATTTCTTTTGCTCTGGTTACTGTATTATTTGTTGTTGCTagctgagggtctatcggaaacaacctctctaccctcacaaggtaggggtaagacTGCGTACACACCACCTTCCCCAgatcccacttgtgggatttcactgggtatgttgctGTTGTCTTTTTGTTGGTAAAGTTATTTTCACAAGCCAAACTGTTTGTTGGTAACACAATACtacctccgtcccaatttatgtggcaccgtttgacttggcacaaagtttaagaaagaagggaaggcttttgaaatttgtggtctaaaacaaactttggacatttgtgtggctataaatgatttcattaagggtaaaatgggaatgttataagtttctttttttttcccattaatATGAATGGTGTACAAGTAGTATGCCCAAAACGAAAGGGGACAAAGGAAAAGGTAATTTGCATCAGAGACCAAAACAGAAAAAGATGGAAAACCACTAATTGCGTTCATAATTGTTCTGTCAATATAaatattcaagaatattttATGTTGCTTTTTGTATGTGGGCTGCTACCTGCCTAAATACTGAGTGATGTCCTTTGAGCCTCCTTTCTTTCTGTTTTGGATTATATTTTTGTTGGTCAGGGGTTAACCCTTTCCAGCACCACAAAATATGGGAAAGCATAAAAAGGtggaaaaatacaaaatacatcCATTACTGTTTTCTCTACATAAATGGTAGATTGTTTTGTTTGGGCATGTGCGCTGCCACCGAACTAAATAAAGAGGCATGTGCGCTGCCACCCACCTAAATAAAGACGTCCCATCTTTTGGGCCTCCgtttcttttcattttggcatggaTTTTTTGGAGTCCATGGGTTAACCCTTCTAGCCCCACAAACTATGGTTTTTCAAAGTCTACTACAAGTTAACCTAACCCATTGGGCATTTGTTCTACACACTAACTTTTATGCTTAAGGGGCAGGGCTGCGGGGTTCTTGTAGGGGGACTGTGACAGGTAATCGTCATCTATCTAAATACAAATGACACATGGACAAGATTCTTGTTGTGGAATCTCATGTTAGATTGTGTATAGGGCTAATCCATTTCTTTTTGTCTCCATTTATCTGTATGCTATTTTTATATTGACTTACACCGTcaccttttcattcaatttgCAGATGAATTCAGAAGAGGCTGTTGCATTGCGCGCAAGCTTGCTTACTTTTCAGGATGAAATTTACGCTCTTGATGATAAGTGGTTATTATCAGGACTGGGTCATAAATATGGAGTGGATACTGAAGCTGTGAAGAAAGCGAGAGTACTGCATTTTAATGGTAACATGAAACCTTGGCTTGAGTTGGGCATCCGCGATTATACAGTTTTTTGGCGGAAGTTCCTAAACCAGGAGAATCCGTTTTTAAGTGATTGCAATATTAACTAGTACAGTATGGGCTAATACCTGCATTTGCTGCTGAAGTTTCATGAGGTTATGGGTGATGAAGTTTGCACAAGTTTCCTGTTTGTGATCTTGTGTAGAACCGTATCTGAGGTAGGGGGACTGCGTATAATTTGGTGTGGATATCTCTATTGTTTGGTTAATGAAGGAAATTTGTTTAACCTCAAGGCAATGCTAAAGTGATGCATAATACTTGTCAATGATGGATTGCTATACACCTTCATCGGCTAATTTTTGTTGGAGCTGTTAAGGATATAGTTTATGAGGAGATTACCCGAAATCATCTCTGAAGAGCTGGATATGAATCTTGTAAAAAATGCATACCTTGGGTTAAATATATGTCTACCGAAATTGGACGACAAGTACTTGGACCCCTGCTTCACCTGTGATGAGCATCTCGGATCCGCTGTGATGTGTGATTTTGCAATTGACACGTTCAGTGAATTCTTTCTTGTAGAATTGGGTCTGTTTGAATACATTCTTTCTTAGCATTGATCAGGCATCTCAATGTTTTAAAGCTTTGCACTAGCTGCTGGAGAATTGCCATTGCTGCTAAAATATATTTAGTGTTAACATAATATAACATTGTTTACcttctattttttgttttgacaAGCAGCTTTTCGTTTGTGCCTTGCACTTAGTAGTTTAAGTCCTATGCACTAATGATCAATCAAGTTACTTATAAGGTAATTATTGATAAACTGCATTAATTAATAATCTGTTAAAAATTGTAACTTACATCAATCACAAGTTAAACTACATTGATAGTGCTTTATTAAGTTCGGGTATTTATAATGGTTGTAGCTGTAGTCTTACCGTTTGCCTTTTATGTAGATTGAATCATAAAAGAGATGTGAACTGGATTGATTATTGGTACATATCAAAGTTTGAGGagatgaaatatttttaaaagatattACGAGGACTAAAATTACAAACGTTTTGCAagttctctctttatttttttaatttttgtccttgaTTCTCCCTGCCGCACCCCACCCCCCGTCCCTCCCCTCCCGCTCCctcaccctttcttttctttttctgatcaTCAATTGATTCCACCACATCATTATATTCCATTTGCCTCTTACTAGTAAAGGGAAAATCCCTATATATCTTATTAGTCCAGTCTAAAGTCCCTTTACTAATATAATACTCCCTTCAGattaaaaagagtgttcacttagctATTTAcacacctcttaagaaaatactaacttctagacaaaaatagataatttgactaaactgcctctaattaaataggtattgggatttgatcacatagcaGTTAATGGTGCAGATCTGAaaagataaggttaattctttcttgatttgataagtggacactcttttttacccaaaaaaaaaggctaagtggacacttttttatccggagggagtagaaGGTAAGACCGGCTTTCGTGCTGCTGCGCCGCTGCTCAAACAAAAAGTATATCTTTGGTGAATATCCTCCGATTTGGTGaataattgaagaaaatttcGAAGAACCACAATCAAATGTTCATTTGAAACTTGAATTTGAAATCTGAAATTTGTTAGTAGTTCTTAAGTGGCCGCATTTGATATTTGTTGTAGACACATGAACGACCCTAGTCCTCTATATAAAATTTGAGGAAGACTAGAGGTGATTTCAACTGAGCAGGAGTCAAAATTCGAAGCTGAAATTGAGTTTGAAAACGTCATTACTAAATTGTATATCACGTTATTATCACATGCAGATGTACATGCAAATACACAGATATACACCTTCCTTCAAAGTCAATCCAGTACACAGTCATCTCAACAGTACTCAAAATCACCGTAGCACCATCATCCAACCACCATTAGATCACCAACCCATTGCTGCactcaacaaaaatcatttCAATCCAAccagaaaaagaagagaaagaaggagaagtaGAATTTGTAGtaatttggaaggaaaataagATTTCTGATGGTGGAATCTCCTTTCTAAGCCAAACGACAACACCAAAAGCGAAGGAGAACTCATCTCTGAGGGTGCAAAGGCAATCCTTGACATACCTATTCACTCAACCAACACATGCTTAGTAGTCCTTGACACAATACGCTATTGAATTATGCTGTTGTCATAACTGATACTATTCCCTATGCGGTA contains:
- the LOC132049845 gene encoding probable galacturonosyltransferase 7, which gives rise to MKSVGIGSALPVKRRWKGFVIAVLGLVFLSLLVPLVFLLGLHNGFHSSGYTTTQQSSASGGLRIYGRHNTVGNQSKGDESKHVDDLMRRLEPTFPKDFGGNVIVGEAENRTAGSTLLDELPKERLGANSTDVSHFTNKKPSTDVGDSTKIKQSTDVGVSTKIKQNTDVGDFTNRRHSTDVGATHAATENIKGIDEGEKLCELKFGSYCLWRRNHKEKVNDFTVRKMKDLLYVARAYYPSIAKLPALDKLSQEMKQNIQEFERVLSVTTVDKDLPSLIDPKLTKMEAVIAQAKACRVDCSNVDKKFRQLVDLTEDEATFHMRQSAFLYQLAVQTMPKSHHCLSMRLTVEYFRDPPPDIDQLLVERHLNPDLHHFVIFSSNVLASSAVINSSVTHAKESENQVFHVVTDRQNYFAMKLWFSRIKYMEATVEVLNIEDLKLENNKVSASTRLSLPEEYRVSFHKVDRPPTTEYLSVFSHSHYLLPEIFPSLKKVVVLDDDIIVQRDLSVLWGINMDGKVNGAVQCCSVRLIQLRKLFADKKLDETSCAWMSGLNVIDLARWREQDISGRYLKLVTEMNSEEAVALRASLLTFQDEIYALDDKWLLSGLGHKYGVDTEAVKKARVLHFNGNMKPWLELGIRDYTVFWRKFLNQENPFLSDCNIN